A DNA window from Aureibaculum sp. 2308TA14-22 contains the following coding sequences:
- a CDS encoding sulfatase-like hydrolase/transferase: protein MKKTTWLLIVFSICFFGCKKNVQNSVADVEIAKKPNIIFLFADDQSYKAVRALGNKEIKTPTMDSFAENGTTFNHAYNMGGWNGAICLASRAMIMSGRSLWRAQEISKEYRNKKETDKTWSKLMESAGYETYMSGKWHISAKADTIFNHVGHVLRGMPFDTPEGYNRPKSKTDTIWQPWKKEFGGYWKGGKHWSELVKDDAVSFLDSAATKEKPFFMYVAFNAPHDPRQAPKKYVDMYPLDKVALPDSHLPEYPYAEEMGAGKKLRDERLAPFPRTEYAVKVNRQEYYAITTHLDDQLAQIVATLKKNNQLDNTYIFYTADHGLSVGEHGLMGKQNMYDHSIRVPLMVVGPDIPKGKKVEADVYLQDVMASVLEIAGIEKPDYVEFHSLMEFARGDRTKSNYNSIYGAYEKGSQRMIRKDGFKLIVYPKIEKIRLYNLNKDPQELNDIAENPANSEKIKSLFSDLIVLQKQMGDKLDIQSIFDKL from the coding sequence ATGAAAAAAACAACTTGGTTACTAATAGTCTTTAGCATATGTTTTTTTGGATGTAAAAAGAATGTACAAAATTCTGTAGCTGATGTTGAAATAGCCAAAAAACCAAATATCATTTTTCTTTTTGCTGATGACCAAAGTTATAAAGCTGTAAGAGCTTTAGGTAACAAAGAGATCAAAACGCCTACTATGGATTCATTCGCTGAAAATGGGACAACATTTAACCATGCTTATAATATGGGTGGTTGGAATGGGGCTATATGCTTAGCTTCCAGAGCTATGATTATGAGTGGACGTTCATTATGGCGTGCTCAAGAAATTTCAAAAGAATACAGAAATAAGAAGGAAACTGATAAAACATGGTCTAAGCTTATGGAAAGTGCAGGTTATGAAACTTATATGAGTGGTAAATGGCATATTTCTGCAAAAGCTGATACTATTTTTAATCACGTTGGTCATGTGTTAAGAGGAATGCCTTTTGATACACCAGAAGGATATAATCGTCCAAAGAGTAAAACAGATACAATTTGGCAACCTTGGAAAAAAGAATTTGGTGGCTACTGGAAAGGTGGAAAGCATTGGAGTGAACTTGTTAAAGATGATGCTGTTAGTTTTTTGGACAGTGCTGCAACCAAAGAAAAACCATTTTTTATGTATGTGGCATTCAATGCGCCACATGATCCTAGGCAAGCACCTAAAAAGTATGTAGATATGTACCCTTTGGATAAGGTGGCATTGCCAGATAGTCATTTGCCCGAATATCCCTATGCTGAGGAAATGGGTGCTGGAAAAAAATTGAGAGATGAGCGTCTAGCTCCTTTTCCAAGAACAGAATATGCCGTAAAAGTAAACCGTCAGGAGTATTATGCAATCACAACACATTTAGACGATCAATTGGCACAGATTGTAGCCACATTAAAAAAGAATAACCAATTGGATAACACATATATTTTCTATACAGCAGATCATGGTCTATCTGTTGGGGAACACGGACTTATGGGCAAACAAAATATGTATGATCATAGTATTCGGGTGCCATTAATGGTTGTTGGGCCAGATATTCCAAAAGGGAAAAAGGTTGAAGCTGATGTGTATTTGCAAGATGTTATGGCTTCGGTATTGGAGATTGCAGGAATAGAAAAGCCTGACTATGTAGAATTTCATAGTTTGATGGAATTTGCTCGTGGTGATAGAACCAAAAGTAATTATAATTCAATTTATGGTGCTTATGAAAAAGGTTCTCAACGTATGATTCGGAAAGATGGTTTTAAACTGATTGTTTATCCAAAAATTGAAAAAATACGTTTGTACAATCTCAATAAAGACCCACAAGAACTTAATGATATTGCTGAGAACCCTGCCAATTCAGAAAAAATAAAAAGCCTTTTTTCTGATTTGATTGTATTGCAAAAGCAAATGGGAGATAAACTAGATATACAATCTATTTTTGACAAGTTATAA